A window from Purpureocillium takamizusanense chromosome 3, complete sequence encodes these proteins:
- a CDS encoding Flavin-containing monooxygenase (EggNog:ENOG503NV34~COG:Q): MTGSHVAEYFQAYARHFKLEKHIRFRTTVRKVLRDKLDSGWNVHVSGPDGESVLRFDKVVFGNGCETVPKWPPMPGKEKFKGSVLHGQSYRTPDQFAGKRVLVVGIGNTACEVSLSLAGHASTLYQSYRRGRIIVSRYLDDGIPTDSTIPWPVLRLKYMLDYNLPWLTAPLVDKFMQGKMISDAAREDPMGPGLPARARRKRAEKKLTEDWRLVPCPSMAHEHPAVQEHFLPALYRGRITPVRGFKAFTGDDRVLLDDGTEVEVDAVVFCTGYSLDFGIMPELEMDGACGLPLVTADRAQSDPRVPHLPRLHRMLFPPRWASSVAFLSWIAPQEAVWCTCELASTAVAQVWAAETARELRLDQAAPAAAGYRKPALLPSEADMNAEVDEYHAWWRSEWEKEPSVRPGYVRAHTWYRAMHELAGTGMYGHIGHPFSLRGWRLWWRDRDLHKWLSRGPMNSYGWRVFETNPKGVPGCGRRALPEARRNVEEAYELYQRYKQDMKDSRLRKKVLPDD; the protein is encoded by the exons ATGACCGGCTCGCACGTGGCAGAGTATTTCCAGGCGTACGCGAGGCATTTCAAGCTCGAGAAGCACATCCGCTTTCGAACGACGGTGCGGAAAGTGCTGCGAGACAAGCTCGACTCTGGGTGGAATGTCCACGTCTCGGGCCCCGACGGGGAGTCCGTCCTCCGCTTCGACAAGGTCGTCTTCGGCAATGGCTGCGAGACGGTGCCCAAGTGGCCGCCCATGCCAGGCAAGGAAAAGTTCAAAGGCTCGGTCCTCCACGGCCAGAGCTACCGCAC GCCCGACCAATTCGCAGGGAAGCGGGTTCTAGTCGTGGGCATCGGTAACACGGCATGCGAGGTGTCACTCAGCCTTGCGGGCCATGCGTCCACGTTGTACCAGTCCTACCGCCGAGGGCGAATCATCGTCTCGCGgtacctcgacgacggcatcccGACCGACAGCACCATCCCCTGGCCGGTGCTGCGCCTCAAGTACATGCTCGACTACAACCTCCCGTGGCTGACGGCCCCGCTCGTGGACAAGTTCATGCAGGGTAAGATGATCAGCGACGCGGCACGCGAAGACCCCATGGGGCCAGGCCTCCCGGCGCGGGCCCGTCGGAAGCGcgccgagaagaagctcaCCGAGGACTGGCGCCTGGTGCCGTGCCCGAGCATGGCGCACGAGCACCCAGCCGTGCAGGAGCACTTCCTGCCCGCCCTGTACCGGGGGCGCATAACGCCCGTCAGGGGGTTCAAGGCGTTTACCGGTGACGACCGGGTGCTGCTTGATGACGGCACAGAGGTCGAGGtggacgccgtcgtcttctgcaCGGGCTATTCGCTCGACTTTGGCATCATGCCGGAGCTGGAGATGGACGGCGCATGCGGCCTGCCGCTCGTGACCGCGGACCGCGCGCAGTCTGACCCGCGCGTCCCGCATCTGCCACGCCTGCACCGCATGCTCTTCCCCCCGcggtgggcgtcgtcggtcgcCTTCCTCAGCTGGATCGCCCCTCAGGAGGCCGTGTGGTGCACCTGCGagctggcgtcgacggccgtggcgcaggtctgggcggcggagacggcccgggagctccgcctcgaccaggcggccccggcggcggccggatACCGCaagccggcgctgctgccgtccgaGGCGGACATGaacgccgaggtcgacgagtACCACGCATGGTGGCGCAGCGAGTGGGAAAAGGAGCCGTCGGTGCGGCCCGGCTACGTCCGCGCCCACACCTGGTACCGCGCCATGCACGAGCTGGCGGGCACGGGCATGTACGGCCACATCGGCCACCCCTTCTCCCTGCGCGGGTGGCGGCTGTGGTGGCGGGACAGGGACCTGCACAAGTGGCTGTCCAGGGGGCCCATGAACAGCTACGGCTGGCGCGTCTTCGAGACGAACCCCAAGGGCGTCCCCGGCTGCGGGAGGCGGGCCCTgcccgaggcgaggaggaacGTGGAAGAGGCG TACGAACTGTACCAGAGGTATAAACAGGACATGAAGGACAGTAGGCTGCGGAAAAAGGTCCTGCCTGATGATTGA
- a CDS encoding uncharacterized protein (EggNog:ENOG503PC98~COG:I~TransMembrane:6 (i27-47o79-101i113-132o194-213i225-247o253-273i)) has protein sequence MPPRSASVRGRERVAATKAFVRQWMELNWADCLWMLTAGAVAIAVYYSPVPLTRTFPVTFNGSGDVVYPDWAFPYRGGWIIPAWASGLASIGGPIAVYILAQAWIRSAWDASAAVMGTAWAVILGSLFQVILKQLCGGFRPYFLDVCQPDLSSAFKHNHTGLNAVGFQRIMYTIEVCTQPDAQKLKTAITAFPSGHSTAAFAGFGFLFLWLNAKLKVWADHRPAFFKLLLTILPILLACLIACSLTIDAAHNWWDIVAGSLIGAIMALASYRATYAAVWDWRFNHVPLVTGEAFPYDGEVDHAAGTWTRSAGWGRKREWLPETSSNAVADNGQAAQVASEEAV, from the exons ATGCCTCCTCGTAGCGCCAGCgtgcgcggccgcgagcgcgtcgccgcgaccAAGGCGTTTGTGCGCCAGTGGATGGAACTCAACTGGGCCGACTGTCTGTGGATGCTGACTGCTGGTGCGGTCGCCATTGCT GTGTACTACTCGCCGGTGCCGCTGACGCGCACGTTCCCCGTCACGttcaacggcagcggcgacgtcgtgtATCCCGACTGGGCGTTTCCGTATCGCGGGGGCTGGATCATCCCCGCGTGGGCGTCTGGGCTGGCGTCTATCGGAGGGCCCATCGCCGTCTACATCCTGGCGCAGGCTTGGATCCGGTCCGCGTGGgacgcgagcgccgccgtcatgggcacGGCCTGggccgtcatcctcggcTCGCTGTTCCAGGTCATACTCAAACAGCTCTGTGGCGGGTTTCGACCCTATTTCCTCGACGT CTGCCAGCCCGACTTGTCGTCGGCTTTCAAGCACAACCACACGGGGCTCAACGCCGTCGGCTTCCAGCGCATCATGTACACGATCGAGGTGTGCACGCAGCCCGACGCCCAGAAGCTCAAGACGGCAATCACGGCGTTCCCCAGCGGccactcgacggcggcctttgcTGGCTTCGGTTTCCTCTTCCTCTGGCTGAACGCGAAGCTCAAGGTCTGGGCGGACCACCGCCCGGCGTTTttcaagctgctgctcacgATACTGCCTATCTTGCTGGCATGCCTGATTGCCTGCTCGCTCACCATTGACGCGGCGCACAATTGGTGGGACATTGTTGCCGGGTCCTTGATCGGggccatcatggcgctcGCGTCGTACCGCGCGACGtacgccgccgtctgggACTGGCGGTTCAACCACGTTCCCCtcgtgacgggcgaggcgtTTCCgtacgacggcgaggtggaTCACGCAGCCGGCACGTGGACGCGGAGCGCGGGCTGGGGGAGGAAAAGGGAGTGGCTACCGGAGACATCGAGCAACGCAGTGGCCGACAATGGCCAGGCGGCACAGGTGGCGAGCGAAGAAGCTGTGTGA